Proteins encoded by one window of Candidatus Polarisedimenticolaceae bacterium:
- a CDS encoding lysozyme inhibitor LprI family protein: MKSIALLLIAGSLATDPSGGSAKLSAETQQTVNAMAVQKLAGAEKEMSELLGRLRKQGSANPNAIAALDKSQTMWAQYRDAQVHALWPSSDRNEYGSVYPVCVAAAKMGMTQSRIAELNAMLESTPGNVCPSAWAQ; encoded by the coding sequence ATGAAATCAATCGCACTCTTGCTCATTGCCGGCTCACTAGCAACGGACCCTTCAGGCGGTTCGGCGAAACTCTCCGCCGAAACACAACAAACGGTCAACGCTATGGCCGTACAGAAACTCGCGGGCGCTGAGAAGGAGATGAGCGAACTTCTCGGCCGCCTACGAAAACAAGGCAGTGCCAACCCGAACGCAATCGCGGCTCTCGACAAGTCCCAAACGATGTGGGCACAGTATCGGGACGCGCAAGTGCACGCGTTGTGGCCTTCATCTGACCGAAATGAATACGGCAGCGTCTATCCCGTCTGCGTCGCTGCCGCCAAGATGGGCATGACCCAGAGTCGAATAGCCGAGCTGAACGCAATGCTCGAATCAACACCAGGCAATGTGTGCCCCAGTGCGTGGGCGCAATAG